In a genomic window of Vespula vulgaris chromosome 13, iyVesVulg1.1, whole genome shotgun sequence:
- the LOC127068393 gene encoding putative uncharacterized protein DDB_G0282133 isoform X3 → MGKVKKRSILLHSNQSQNVIRNLMLRDLGLHNINKTSTRELESIAETNLVLKSHRELKCDLPGVPRATFLMVFSPDGYVFFHKKVFNTIKNFLLYFRTKLASTHGNHNVYITEVKTGKNIRTLSGHPRTPWCIAFHPSSSQILASGCLGGQVRVWDLSGGSEVWNAKSRTVIASLAFHPSEQLLVIATYNEIHFWDWSQSEPFAVASTRSDKEKVRYVAFDNLGRKLITGIANISPIRSRRDRPSVEQPYRTLLRNPLEGFQDAEAVPRYHHLWDAPLYGYRMVNNYNYARRTRNGNASDLRTTRVTRTVPNAPEVSSDLRDRQRNSPSLRRVFDVIIRHLCTEHGYNTENLHSETLDDENSGEQSENGYWLLEENSNSDSNLDEASTSNASNSRRWTSRWIQLDSSNRNYDNNRTSSLNDPTHTRLTNDEMIQRAQNRFCNRNQIAPMPANSLSYEQPPLFPFRSLQESQFRRLEQSAVPEVHSSSSSLHHRPINPPANASSSTSAKRENSSNENNTQETHIPPKKERVEGESSTENQQQQQQQQQQQQQQQQQGQDSQVENQLRNNNSTFERSVDSNMSELNISRDITGEGFRRWRLSLNRDVGLHPLEIRLRIRLLGRHIDNMQRLCRARLEIVQLQQVRRMWEDLQHQIRSLHVTVRVERQNNNQETAEQSNTSTNAKPSTSGQNSSSMSTDSQSEPTRNFKKILLESYKRENNETADTKVCDQNQPSTSTGITKSSKFMSSEPQSHNSNNDGTENSTNISLSNLLPSESELRDMQPHNLSNILDSLYSQCQNCNLPDNSQYTNNAINDHTYSNLTTNDENIQLPSISSLVSNIGITSNLPTISAITTTTSQSPSVSHLVNNEVNNPSSVNETGQTSENVEYSSEDVNTHLNKHLNDNTNNNEYVNTNTEDSSNIPENFNPRIQPESSSNNINLQNRQYMYQRICKYGRRMYLRNPRLLPLGAKRGSRSQSSSDTSRFCESVRRPWHLRRNPPNVCDSTSNENSNERNQVQSTSEFLQVMILRLEFLVRQQRALAQNNNVARGFDSDSQIDNITDSENQEIEQIREATRLRARQVLSLMVEGLTQFFETNRPENGSQSNMLYEQIYTQLVTTRRELESSQYGPYSTDLSSQSNNRTEIPRSNSLDNSLQTEEYNPSSNVQALSENNDDTEIFERNLDTENPGTSLEMNQTNTEDLFSVHANRNYHNMAERLKRLFFHPQQLDAESEGNNTEERQNLNHLTSHVNNSISTDNATLTAQNHEFQQAGTSTGHNLSEHALSAEVQNIVERIQSNSSVNTDSSTDSRRQNNVQPLGSNIIYRNNGSRELRFHELSAAINRRGFRNNWQNISSGLNQHSQETEQRIPRPNSSNWGNFIPSEQSTRRPLNFQGSTLSAPIIRRASTPIRGYVRRYPTLQRERFRRRISYRNGVSRRQELNIPVIRVNGIPLNELHNLPGNQRRRLNAPPHIPSPYFIDNFPNDVERNGNNNNNNINNNNNNNNNNNNNNNNNVNVNNNNNNNYNNYNYYHHQPGPSSIHQNNNRYRQNLGIHQILSPIVFAQAMWRNRFVRYSEFGNSNSAVRNITNSTGGGGSGGGSGSASGSGGGGGGGSGGGGGGSGGGGGGGGGGGGGGGGGGGGGGGGGGGGGSGDGDGDGDGGGISGGGQDTGNDDSDDIDLGDHIPVSMTVNGFEIQSYRVQAWDFSTGEIPDITDSKKNIVVRECKIHNDASIDISSDGKLLTTLLPSGRINVTTTLGIYSLQWETLGERIYSTKIDQTVVSVSMSPTRQHLLVGLASRRSRARGFLMALLYKLTDKESTKEKQCLVEQIDPECYNSYEPSDSYRTDEFIHGIDNFGNTRQNNDDIDRQDQDWRHRSMRTDIDIKDNKRNMVLIRKLLLYIPGSTGYVSLNCIRWAPQPGQGMVYATNTGQLNILH, encoded by the exons ATGGGGAAAGTCAAAAAAAGGTCGATATTGCTACATAGCAATCAATCTCAGAATGTGATACGCAACCTAATGTTAAGAGATTTAGGTcttcataatataaataaaactagtACACGAGAACTTGAATCAATAGCGGAAACAAATCTTGTTTTGAAGAGTCATAGAGAGTTG aaatgtgATTTACCTGGTGTTCCTAGAGCAACTTTTTTAATGGTCTTTAGTCCTGATGGGTatgttttttttcataaaaaggTATTTAacacaattaaaaattttctattatatttcaggACTAAACTGGCATCTACACATGGAAATcacaatgtatatattacagaaGTTAAGACAGGGAAGAATATAAGAACTCTTTCCGGCCATCCACGTACACCTTGGTGTATAGCTTTCCATCCATCTTCAAGTCAGATATTAGCTTCTGGTTGTCTTGGTGGTCAAGTTCGTGTATGGGATTTAAGT GGAGGTAGCGAAGTATGGAATGCTAAAAGTCGTACAGTCATTGCATCTCTTGCATTTCATCCATCTGAACAGTTGCTTGTAATAGCAACTTataatgaaattcatttttgGGATTGGAGTCAATCGGAACCTTTTGCAGTAGCTTCAACGCGatcggataaagaaaaagtgag gtATGTAGCATTCGATAATCTcggaagaaaattaatcacAGGTATCGCAAATATATCACCAATTCGATCACGGAGGGATCGTCCTTCTGTAGAGCAGCCGTACAGAACTCTATTAag aaatcCATTGGAAGGTTTTCAAGATGCTGAAGCAGTACCTCGCTATCATCATTTATGGGATGCGCCTCTTTATGGATACAGAATggtgaataattataattatgcaAGAAGAACACGAAACGGTAACGCATCTGATCTGAGAACTACAAGAGTGACAAGAACTGTTCCCAATGCACCAGAGGTATCATCCGACCTAAGAGATCGACAAAG AAATTCCCCTTCATTAAGGAGAGTATTCGATGTAATTATAAGACATTTATGCACAGAGCATGGGTATAATACAGAAAATTTACACAGTGAAACTTTGGATGACGAAAATAGTGGAGAACAATCAGAGAATGGATATTGGCTCCTGGAAGAAAATAGTAATTCAGATTCCAACCTTGACGAAGCCAGTACAAGTAATGCTTCTAATTCACGAAGATGGACCAGTCGTTGGATTCAATTAGACTCCTCCAACagaaattatgataataatcgtaCATCGTCGCTCAATGATCCAACGCATACGAGACTCACGAACGATGAGATGATTCAAAGAGCTCAGAATAGGTTCTGCAATAGAAATCAAATTGCCCCTATGCCTGCGAATTCTCTAAGCTACGAACAGCCACCGTTATTTCCGTTCAGAAGTTTGCAAGAAAGTCAATTTAGGAGACTAGAACAAAGCGCAGTGCCAGAAGTTCATTCTTCCAGTAGTTCGCTTCATCATCGGCCAATAAATCCTCCTGCGAATGCAAGTAGTAGTACGTcggcgaaaagagaaaattcaagCAATGAGAACAACACGCAAGAAACACATATTCCtccaaagaaggaaagagtagAAGGGGAAAGTTCAACGGaaaatcaacaacaacaacaacaacaacaacagcaacagcaacagcaacaacaacaaggaCAAGATAGTCAAGTTGAAAATCAATTAAGAAACAATAACTCTACTTTCGAACGATCTGTAGATAGTAATATGAGCGAATTGAATATCAGCAGAGATATAACTGGAGAAGGATTCAGAAGATGGAGATTGTCCCTGAATCGAGATGTCGGTCTTCATCCTTTAGAAATTCGACTGAGAATACGCCTCCTTGGACGACATATAGATAATATGCAACGTTTGTGTAG AGCCAGATTAGAAATTGTTCAACTGCAGCAAGTTCGTAGGATGTGGGAAGACTTGCAACATCAAATACGTTCGCTACATGTAACCGTACGAGTTGAGAGACAAAACAATAATCAAGAAACAGCAGAACAATCGAATACAAGTACAAATGCTAAACCTTCGACGTCTGGTCAGAATTCCTCTTCAATGTCGACAGATTCTCAAAGTGAACCTACTAGAAACtttaaaaagattcttttaGAAAGttataagagagagaataacgaGACTGCTGATACGAAAGTGTGCGATCAAAATCAACCTTCAACATCTACAGGGATAACGAAATCATCCAAATTTATGAGCAGCGAACCACAAAGTCACAATAGCAATAACGATGGGACAGAAAATTCGACGAACATAAGCCTTTCGAATTTATTACCAAGTGAATCTGAATTAAGAGATATGCAACCGcataatttatcgaatatattggACAGTCTTTACTCGCAATGTCAGAATTGTAATCTTCCTGATAATTCGCAGTACACGAATAATGCGATAAATGATCATACTTATTCGAATTTAACAACCAACGatgaaaatatacaattacCAAGTATATCAAGTCTTGTTTCTAATATTGGAATCACGTCAAACTTACCAACAATTTCTGCAATCACCACTACAACTTCGCAATCGCCTAGCGTTTCGCATTTAGTTAATAACGAAGTAAATAATCCAAGTTCTGTTAATGAAACAGGGCAGACGAGTGAAAATGTAGAGTATTCTTCCGAGGATGTAAATACGCATCTCAATAAACATCTTAatgataatactaataataacgaatacgTTAATACCAATACAGAAGATTCATCAAATATTCCTGAAAATTTTAATCCAAGAATACAACCCGAATCGTCgtcaaataatatcaatttacaAAACAGACAGTACATGTACCAAAGAATTTGTAAATATGGCCGCCGAATGTACTTAAG aaatccAAGATTATTGCCACTGGGAGCTAAAAGAGGCTCTAGATCACAATCGAGTAGCGACACTTCTCGTTTTTGTGAAAGTGTAAGAAGGCCATGGCATTTACGTAGAAATCCACCGAACGTATGCGATAGTACGTCCAATGAAAATAGTAATGAAAGAAATCAAGTGCAAAGTACTTCAGAATTTTTACAAGTAATGATACTTCGATTGGAGTTCTTAGTTCGTCAGCAAAGAGCTCTCGCTCAAAATAATAACGTTGCTAGGGGTTTTGATAGTGATAGTCAAATAGACAATATCACGGATAGTGAAAATCAAGAAATTGAACAGATTCGAGAAGCTACTCGTCTTCGAGCTAG GCAAGTTCTTAGTTTGATGGTTGAAGGTTTAACGCAATTCTTTGAAACTAACAGACCTGAGAATGGATCGCAAAGTAATATGCTTTATGAACAAATCTATA CTCAATTGGTAACTACGAGACGAGAATTGGAGTCTAGTCAATATGGGCCATATAGTACCGATCTTTCATCTCAAAGTAATAATAGGACAGAAATACCTCGAAGTAATAGTTTAGACAATAGTTTACAAACGGAAGAATACAATCCAAGCAGCAACGTGCAAGCGTTATCAGAAAATAACGACGACACtgaaatttttgaaagaaatcttGATACAGAAAATCCTGGAACATCCCTTGAGATGAATCAGACAAATACGGAGGATCTTTTCTCGGTACACGCTAATAGAAACTATCACAATATGGCagaacgattaaaaagatTGTTCTTTCATCCGCAACAACTTGATGCTGAATCAGAAGGCAATAATACGGAGGAACGTCAAAATTTGAATCATCTGACTTCACACGTGAATAATTCCATAAGTACGGATAACGCTACTCTCACTGCACAAAATCATGAGTTTCAGCAAGCGGGTACAAGCACCGGTCATAATTTATCGGAGCATGCTTTGTCCGCTGAGGTACAGAATATCGTTGAAAGGATTCAAAGTAATAGTTCTGTTAATACCGATAGCTCGACGGATAGTAGAAGACAAAATAATGTGCAACCTCTAGGTAGTAACATTATCTACAGAAATAATGGTTCTCGTGAGTTACGTTTTCATGAGCTTAGTGCAGCAATTAACAGAAGAGGATTTAGAAACAATTGGCAAAACATATCGTCTGGACTCAATCAGCATTCGCAAGAAACTGAACAAAGAATTCCAAGACCAAACTCTTCTAATTGGGGTAACTTTATTCCAAGCGAACAAAGTACGAGAAGACCATTAAATTTCCAAGGGTCTACTTTATCAGCGCCGATAATAAGAAGAGCGTCTACGCCTATTCGAGGATATGTTAGAAGATACCCTACACTTCAAAGGGAACGTTTCAGACGTAGAATATCTTATAGAAACGGAGTATCTCGTAGACAAGAATTAAATATTCCTGTTATACGAGTAAACGGAATTCCATTGAACGAATTGCATAATTTGCCAGGAAATCAAAGAAGGAGACTTAATGCTCCACCTCATATTCCTTCGccatattttattgataattttccTAATGACGTTGAAAGAAAtggtaataacaataacaataatattaataataacaataacaacaacaacaacaacaataataataataataataatgttaatgttaataataacaataataataattataataattataattattatcatcatcaacCTGGACCAAGCTCGAtacatcaaaataataatagatacagg CAGAATCTAGGGATACATCAGATATTAAGTCCAATAGTTTTTGCACAAGCAATGTGGCGTAATCGCTTTGTACGTTATTCCGAATTTGGGAATAGCAATTCAGCAGTTCGAAATATTACCAATAGTactggaggaggaggaagtggAGGTGGAAGTGGAAGTGCAAGTGGAAGtggcggaggaggaggaggaggtagtggtggtggtggtggtggtagtggtggtggaggtggaggtggaggtggaggtggaggtggaggtggaggtggaggtggaggcggtggtggaggtggtggcgGAGGTGGAAGTGGAGACGGAGAcggagatggagatggaggAGGAATAAGTGGCGGAGGACAAGATACTGGAAACGATGATAGCGACGATATCGATCTAGGAG ATCACATACCAGTTAGTATGACTGTTAATGGCTTTGAAATTCAGAGTTATCGGGTTCAAGCATGGGATTTTTCAACAGGTGAAATTCCAGACATAACTGACT CCAAGAAAAACATTGTCGTGCGTGAATGTAAGATTCATAATGACGCAAGTATTGATATTTCGTCCGATGGGAAATTATTAACGACCCTGTTACCATCGGGACGTATAAATGTCACGACGACGTTAG GTATATACAGTTTACAATGGGAAACTTTAGgagaaagaatttattcgACGAAAATCGATCAGACGGTTGTCTCTGTATCGATGTCACCAACAAGGCAACATCTCCTAGTGGGTTTGGCATCACGAAGAAGTCGTGCAAGAGGATTTCTAATGGCATTGCTTTA